A single region of the Methanolacinia paynteri genome encodes:
- a CDS encoding CBS domain-containing protein, which yields MKDSIQIGELFGIPIRLHFTFLIVIPLFTLIIAYQIEYSVSFLEMVFGLPGPVDTSLITTGQMPYILGIIVTLSLFAGVLIHELAHSVVAISKGLEVKSITLLILGGVSQINEEKSPEPDVELPMAIAGPLASLVIGIVTGIIALISYYFISQPAVAGILFYVFGYLSVLNILLFLFNLIPAFPMDGGRVLRAFLAKRMPIHQATSIAADIGRGFAIVFGFIGLLLFNPILIIIAVFVYLGAGQEATMIKYSHLLEGVTVANAMSSPVTYISPASSVDAVVQAMYNTKHLGFPVIENGTLIGVVTLHDINTISAIDREAMIVRDVMTKDPVTLPPEAPLTDALKLMSTMNIGRVPVVKDGQVEGIVTRTDILRFLELKELK from the coding sequence ATGAAAGATTCCATTCAGATCGGTGAATTATTCGGCATACCCATACGTCTTCACTTCACTTTTCTCATAGTGATCCCGCTTTTCACACTGATAATTGCGTACCAGATCGAATACAGCGTCAGTTTTCTTGAGATGGTATTCGGCCTTCCGGGTCCTGTCGACACATCGCTCATCACCACTGGCCAGATGCCATACATCCTTGGCATTATCGTGACATTGTCGCTTTTTGCCGGTGTTCTGATCCACGAACTCGCCCATTCCGTCGTTGCAATCTCAAAAGGGCTCGAGGTAAAGAGTATCACACTGCTTATACTTGGCGGCGTTTCACAGATAAACGAAGAAAAATCCCCCGAGCCTGATGTAGAACTGCCGATGGCGATAGCAGGCCCTCTTGCAAGCCTTGTAATCGGAATAGTTACTGGAATCATCGCCCTGATCTCCTATTATTTCATATCACAGCCGGCAGTTGCAGGGATCCTGTTCTATGTATTCGGTTACCTGAGTGTCCTGAACATCCTCCTGTTCCTGTTCAACCTCATCCCCGCATTCCCGATGGATGGAGGAAGAGTGCTCAGGGCATTTCTTGCAAAGAGGATGCCGATTCACCAGGCAACATCAATTGCAGCGGATATAGGGAGAGGTTTTGCAATAGTGTTCGGTTTCATCGGTCTTCTGCTGTTCAATCCCATATTGATTATTATCGCTGTATTCGTCTATCTCGGGGCGGGACAGGAGGCGACGATGATAAAATATTCCCACCTGCTTGAGGGCGTAACTGTCGCAAATGCAATGTCAAGTCCGGTTACATACATCTCCCCGGCAAGTTCGGTTGATGCAGTAGTCCAGGCGATGTACAACACAAAGCATCTCGGGTTCCCGGTGATCGAAAATGGAACATTAATCGGCGTGGTCACTCTTCACGACATAAATACGATATCAGCTATCGACAGGGAAGCGATGATCGTAAGGGATGTTATGACAAAAGATCCAGTGACCCTCCCTCCCGAGGCGCCGCTGACAGATGCCCTGAAACTGATGTCGACGATGAACATCGGAAGGGTTCCGGTGGTTAAGGACGGGCAGGTAGAAGGAATAGTCACAAGGACAGACATCCTGAGATTCCTCGAATTGAAGGAATTGAAATAA
- a CDS encoding tRNA(His) guanylyltransferase Thg1 family protein, with protein MFGNEIFSGLTAIPPVYVRLDGRAFHAMTREAGFKKPFDDDFMNIMSSVASSLISESGLEPVFAYVFSDEISLYFRNLPFGGRVEKIDSVCASYAAGAFMAVSGSKTPVSFDARIVFTTETDAPGYLEWRQREAWRNHINAYCQYALISEGMSSRKAADLLKGMKSADMHEMMYKRGVNLSKTPSWQRRGVIVRREQYMKTGYNPVEKKEVLTERSKVTIDDNPPLFHTEEGREYILGIIKN; from the coding sequence ATGTTCGGAAACGAAATATTCAGCGGTCTTACGGCTATCCCCCCTGTATATGTACGGCTGGACGGAAGGGCTTTTCACGCGATGACCCGTGAAGCCGGGTTCAAAAAGCCGTTCGATGATGATTTTATGAATATCATGTCATCCGTAGCCTCGTCGCTCATCTCCGAAAGCGGCCTGGAGCCGGTATTCGCATATGTTTTTTCCGATGAGATAAGCCTCTATTTCAGGAATCTGCCCTTTGGCGGCAGGGTCGAAAAGATCGATTCGGTTTGTGCCTCCTATGCTGCAGGAGCCTTCATGGCAGTTTCAGGATCAAAAACCCCCGTATCATTCGATGCGAGGATTGTCTTCACGACTGAAACCGACGCTCCCGGTTATCTCGAATGGAGGCAGAGGGAGGCATGGAGAAATCACATCAACGCCTACTGCCAGTATGCGCTGATCTCAGAAGGAATGTCCTCGCGCAAGGCCGCAGATCTCCTGAAAGGGATGAAGTCCGCGGATATGCACGAGATGATGTATAAAAGGGGCGTCAATCTCTCCAAGACTCCTTCGTGGCAGAGGCGGGGCGTTATCGTAAGGCGCGAGCAATATATGAAGACCGGATATAATCCTGTTGAAAAAAAAGAGGTCCTGACCGAAAGGTCGAAGGTCACAATAGACGATAATCCTCCCCTGTTTCATACCGAAGAGGGAAGGGAATACATCCTCGGGATAATTAAGAATTAA
- a CDS encoding PRC-barrel domain-containing protein, with translation MKTQITDLFGMEVYTDKSVRVGIVDDAVLNVDTKKVDFLAVGELNPDLFQLKGFKGIRVPFRIIKSVGDIIIIRHFNSMFPSQGPED, from the coding sequence ATGAAGACTCAAATAACAGATCTTTTTGGGATGGAAGTATATACGGACAAATCCGTGAGGGTGGGTATTGTCGACGATGCTGTTTTGAATGTAGATACGAAGAAGGTGGATTTTCTTGCCGTAGGCGAACTGAATCCTGATCTCTTCCAGCTTAAGGGTTTTAAAGGCATCAGGGTGCCTTTCCGTATTATAAAATCGGTCGGGGATATCATCATCATCCGGCACTTCAACAGCATGTTCCCGTCGCAGGGACCCGAGGACTGA
- a CDS encoding PAS domain-containing protein → MGLFKKTERQKVPGENIYKESFRRTDAGMCLLTHPDFEIFDANNSFASIFGFEREELRGSLFAVVWKKCKERDLFFTEIIRNGHSSPKATRVLRPDDSERDVVISGVRLDEDMILVTVF, encoded by the coding sequence ATGGGACTTTTCAAAAAAACGGAACGGCAAAAGGTACCGGGTGAGAATATCTACAAGGAATCTTTTCGCCGGACGGATGCCGGGATGTGCCTCCTGACACACCCGGATTTCGAGATCTTCGATGCGAACAATTCCTTCGCATCGATTTTCGGATTTGAAAGAGAAGAACTCAGGGGTTCGCTATTTGCAGTGGTCTGGAAGAAGTGCAAAGAGCGCGATCTTTTTTTCACTGAGATTATCAGAAACGGGCATTCCTCTCCCAAAGCTACACGGGTACTCAGGCCGGACGATTCCGAAAGGGATGTGGTAATCTCCGGTGTTCGGCTCGATGAGGATATGATTTTGGTTACTGTTTTTTGA